The region CAGTTAAAAATGATaaggccatgcatgcaatttgcTTAATATAATTTAGATTGGTTATTATGGTggttgataataattatacgcacgAACAAAAACGATTAAACACGTACTTATTCTATACACGCTACGTCTTGTCACAGGACTGACTACTATTGTTGTCCAACCTACTACTGTCCCCAGTGCTGCTGCTGTTGCTAGGGTCCAGCTTGTAGTAGCCCTGTATACCACTGGAGGGCTCATCAGCCATGTCTTGAATGAGAGCAGAGGTGGCACCCAGTTTATGGTCCCTGCATGAAAAGGGACGTCCAAAGTTTTCTCGGTGAATGAAAGTCAATTTAAATGATGTGCCTATTAACTTTCGTAATAAGAGTtcctacagtataattatataggaggTAGTTTTTAGTACAGTACTAAGTTGAGATGTCAGCAAACCAAAGCTATATGGCTACAACCAAGCTCAAAACGCAGtgggtgcatgtataatatataaggCAGTAAAAGCTTGTTTGAGCGGCCAGAACTTGAATTAGCTAGTCTAaccaatgataattatgatatctgGCTTCTCAGCATGGCAACAACAATTCAAGCAGGTCAATAAGAATCAATAGTACCAAATTTCAAACGATAACCCACACGCACCATTTGTCCCTGTATTTCCTCCGAGCCTCAAGTTTCCTCTGTCTCTGTTTGTCTCTctccactccactcatcaACATTCGCTCAACCCCTGTCATCGCCATGCCAACCGGAACACTACATTTAATATAGGGAGATGTTTCATCAACATAATcatttacacacagtacatTGTAATGTATAGTAGTTGCAGAACGTGCGCATGTAATCAAAGAGATGGTTCAGGATCCAAAAAAAGTAGATGAGAAATATTTTTCCGGCCAGTTACCAGTGCATGGTGGAAATGCACAGATTATCGAAATAAACGCATGAACAGTAAAGCGTACCTTATCAACGTCCCCAGCACAGTACCCCCTATGAAGGGTTTGAGTCCTCGGGCCACCCTGAACACACCTCCAGTGAGAGCTGAAAGTATGGGTAAGTACGTTAGAGGGGGATCcaaataaagctttgtcagTTCTATAATATAGTGAAGTTGAAGctgctatacagtactacATGAGAGGACGAACaaggatcacatgacatgtacaaCCTCCAGCGGAGATGTAGTTGAGAGAGTCTTGTTTGTCTCTATACTCTGACAGGAGGAGGGTCGTACCACTGCAGGGGTCAAAGGTTGTAGAATAAAGGTTATTAAATAGAGACATATAGACTTACATAACATACATTCTTTCATACTACACAATTTATATTTATTGCTATTCccgccataattatagtagtttTGGACCGTACTTATTGTGACCCTCAATCTTAGGCAATTAATTTTctggcctctaaaagtagcgacaacTGCGTTGACAATTGTTTTTTatatgtcgcgtcctaaacaGAGGTccacctagcctcgattccaggcggCTAGAAGcaatgtaatttaagcggcATGTAAAAGGATAGTAAATAACctgacctacatgtacctccaattagatgcaaccttctaaatatgcgacaacAGGACTTCAACATATAAAGCGAATACAgtattttcgtggggcaaaatattcgtggttttcgtgtatgactacaaatattttacccacgaatgaagcgaccttgcttacctttacctgcagtagtgcaagctccaaccccaaaaaatattacccacaaatgtctgaatcacgaatattttgtccctcaaaaattactcgctatatacAGTAACTATGGTAGTGAACTACAAGTCGCAGACAGTATGTCGTGCCAAACATCGGCATGTACATTACAGCATGCACCCTTCTCACCTGAACAGACCAGCAAAGAGTCCCACCCTCCAGCTCCAGTGAGAGCCTTTGCGCATAAACCCCAACAAAGACGCAGCGTGGAGCTGACGCTATGAGAGGGGAAAAGTTAGTGTATATACCGTTAACAATCATTGCCTGGATATGTGGCAATGACTATGATTAAGTTTTACTGTAGCATTCAGCGTAGAAAGTTAGCTCTTACTGTATACGTAAGATTTCAAACTAACTTCAAAGGAGGATGTTTAACCAAAAACCACCTCTAGATTCAAATGCATGCATAAGTATACATTATAATTCTACCACATACTGATTATAAACTATACACACTCTAAAGGCCCTCACGTGCACTTCACTGCTAGCTGACACATGTATAAATCTACGATTGTACATTAAGTACCCCTCCTCTTCCACCCctacacacataataattaatacatgcacatgccaCACTAGGCACCTGActgacccagaggaggtacgacaggcgcggtgcagctcaggcaattagcctttgattgacaataattatccgcccacgtcgtacgtttttgctgagagtaatcagaggctaattacttgagctgcaccgcgcctgtcggacctcctctgtgacTGACCTGAGCTTGCATGACAGAAGTGAACTTGGAGGCGTGGTTGTGAGTGATGAACTTGTCTCCAGAGTGACGAGCTCCTATCATCCCACCAAATAGGAACCCGGCAACAGACGCTATGAATATAGTTAGGGACAACTCCTTCAGCTCAGGGGCTAAGTCATCACCAGGTCTGCACAAGCATGCACGTGGAGACAAAACAGTCACAGTAAAGGAGATACGACAAATTTAGGTAATTTATGGCAAGTTTTACAGAGATTATATATAGTTAAAAATCTCATCTGCATGGATGATGTGATACATGTAAGACTACATCTGTATACAAATGTCTTAGTTTCTTGCAAAGACGCAGGAAAATTAGTTGCGAAACTCAATCTTAAACTATGAATTTTTACACAAAACTCCTTCGCAACATCCCAGTGCAAATGGAGACAAAGTTTTTTTAGAGCAATACATCTGTGTACACTAAATTAACCAACGATTTTCTTGCTACAGGAAACAGATCAATTCATACAACTCCCACGCAATCTGTATACTATATACAGAGACTTTAAAGCGTAATCAGGAAACAGTATAATAGTTACTGAATAGAGACACAGAAAAAAAGATGAAGTTCCAGCTACTAATGATTTTCTCTCTCCTTGGTCTGGGGTCAGCCTGGAACCAACCCAGCACCTGCTACGTGAGACAATCTATTTGCTCGAGCGACTCGGAGATCAGAGGGATAAGAGAAACTTTGGTGTCCATACAAGAAACACTGAAGAGCTCTTTGACATCAATTAGTGCTTCACTGCAACAACTGGGTAAGAATAAACATTTTCAATAATTAACACATAACCTTTTATTTTTAGCAGCTCAAGACACAACTACTAACCCTCCAACAGAATCAGCTACAACTACCGACCCTCCAACAGAACCAGCCACAACAACCGACCCTCCAACAGAACCAGCTACAACTACCGACCCTCCAACAGAACCAGCCACAACAACCGACCCTCCAACAGAACCAGCTACAACTACCGACCCTCCAACAGAACCAGCTACAACTACCGACCCTCCAACAGAACCAGCTACAACTACCGACCCTCCAACAGAACCAGCTACAACTACTGAGATGTATCTCTCAATTGGAACATTTGAATATCCAGCTATCTCTTGCAATGACATCCCTCAAGACAGACCATCTGGAGAATATTGGATTGCGACTAACACTACTAGCTTTCCTATTCAGGTCTACTGTGACATGAATCGaacaagctgtagctgcaacactgCAGGAGGATGGATGAGGGTAGCCAACCTTGACATGACTGACCCCAACCAAAACTGCCCAAATGGATTCATACTGGTGAACAGAACAACACCACCACTGCGTACTTGTGGCAGACCTGGACCAATTGGATGTGCGTCTACTACCTATCCAACTTATGGAGTGGAGTACTCTCGAGTTTGTGGGAGAGTGATTGGCTATCAAGACAGAATACCCAATGGttttataccgtatataaAATATAATTCTCTTCTTGACGATATTTATGTTGATGGTGTGAGTTTAACCCACGGACAGGCACCACGTCAGCACATCTGGACATTTGTTAATGCAGTCGATGAATCTCGCGGAGGTAACCATGTGTGTTTCTGCACAAGACCTGATCTCACTTACACTGGAGTTGTACCCCCCTATGTCGGTCAAGACTACTTCTGTGAAACTGGTAGCCGACAAAAAGCTACTGGTCTCTTCTACGCTGATGATCCACTCTGGGACGGTCAGGGATGTGCAAGTGGCAGTACTTGCTGTGAGTTCAATAACCCACCGtggttctgcaagcaactcCCTCAGCCGACTACAGACGATATTGAGATCAGGCTCTGTGGCGATCAGGACACTGGAAATGAAGACTCGCCTCTGGAGCTAGTGGATATCTACATTCGCTGATTTATATATGTATTAACATTAAACGTTAAGCATTAAAAAATAATAGTTGCCTGATTTACTTTAGTGGTGCATTCACTGACATTTAGATGTAGATAATtttagtgtgtgcatgcatgaatatttaaatacatgtacagttttaTTTGTCAATCAGTGATTTTCAATTTCATTATTAAGGCGTTACagcacataatattatttgacATCAGATAGATTTTACAAATGCACTATAGGTACATCAATCAAaaagtggcagaatttcaatGTTtgttgcatatatatatatatatactgcatgactgtgtaaatgaaagcaccacgtgCTGGCTGATGCCTCGGTCGATGTGCCAAACATTAACTATTGCTACTAATACACACACGTCATATTGATtgatatcatgatgaacattaatttttgcatgcatgcgttaaCCTCTAGCATGCAGTAACTATAACCATGCTAAAACTCCTCTTCTCCAGCTTCTAAAGTTGGGCTGGGCACATCCCAGCCTATCAACCTCTAGTGTTCATCATTTGAAACCACATTAGTTGAAAATTTGTCCAAGTTTGAGTTTCAAGACGATCCTTGGTGAGTTTTTATATGCCTAGAAACAGAATTAAATAATCTTTAGCCTAAAAGAAAGTATAATAGTGTTCCATTAGTGATTGCAATGAGCCACAATTAATGTTGTTGATTGAAAAACGTGTGTTGCTGCTTTCAAGTATCAACTACGCTAATTGATTATGTGTTTATTTGTACGTACCTCTATATATGCAGAGGTGAAGAGAATCTAATTCCACAATTTTTAGTTATAGGCCAAGCATAGGAATAGGTTCATCGTAATGCCTTATTTCTATGACCTGAATGCACTCTTGTAAGAAGTTACACCTAGCTCAATGTAGTAGGTAAACGTTGAACATGTCGACTGTTTAATGTATGCAGATATGCCTTGAAGACCCAAATTCCAACATCACCAGGCAGATGCAAGAAATAAACAACTTCAGAAAGATTATGGGATCCCTATATAAGTTAAAAAGTCATAAAAGAACGTGAGAAGATGAAGAAAGTTTTTTTCGTAGTTTTTCATACAACGTTCATTCAATTCAGTTTCAAAAATTTCATAAATATCAcaacgagtgctgcaagctgcgctgtgctaatgcctctcgccattcCTCAAAAGCATTAGAGTGAACTTTACATCAACATTAATGGGTGAATCAAAATTTGCATATGAATTTCACACAAAGAAAGTGAATaactgacttgtgtacatgcatctattgtatgtggtatcattgtagtgttttgtggcctaccaggacctcaagaaagatgaaaattgattctgccaTGTCTGGATtgtctcacacgtggggatgagtgcgcatgcgcattagatccaCAAAAATAAGGGGTGCGTCTATAAGCGGTAGCTACTAAATAACGTAGCTGCTCTTttttgactcttgtagctaataaaaagctagcgctttaatGCAAgactaactcataagttgaatagaaactttgtgcgaacaaatgatgctacgaaagattctgaagagactgcaacagccttcaatgtgagtcaaactttCCGTAACTCGAGAAAGTTCCCTGTTCAAGAAAACTCCCTGTTAGGCTTACAATGCTCAGTTATATAGTACAGCCTCCTTTATTTTAGCTGAGAAAGTAATTTAATTTTGGGCTACTTCCATATAATTTTGGCCTCGCCTCGTCTCATTTGTAAAATAAATATACAAAAAAAAGGTCCTCACTTTTTCCTCACCACTGCACGCGCATTATCACTCACAACATTGACGACCATTACCAGGAAATGATCATGCAATTT is a window of Halichondria panicea chromosome 13, odHalPani1.1, whole genome shotgun sequence DNA encoding:
- the LOC135346297 gene encoding complex I assembly factor TIMMDC1, mitochondrial-like, with amino-acid sequence MADGKKKETQPGSPDETGLDRIKALLPGDDLAPELKELSLTIFIASVAGFLFGGMIGARHSGDKFITHNHASKFTSVMQAQRQLHAASLLGFMRKGSHWSWRVGLFAGLFSGTTLLLSEYRDKQDSLNYISAGALTGGVFRVARGLKPFIGGTVLGTLISVPVGMAMTGVERMLMSGVERDKQRQRKLEARRKYRDKWDHKLGATSALIQDMADEPSSGIQGYYKLDPSNSSSTGDSSRLDNNSSQSCDKT
- the LOC135346292 gene encoding uncharacterized protein LOC135346292 isoform X1, translating into MKFQLLMIFSLLGLGSAWNQPSTCYVRQSICSSDSEIRGIRETLVSIQETLKSSLTSISASLQQLAAQDTTTNPPTESATTTDPPTEPATTTDPPTEPATTTDPPTEPATTTDPPTEPATTTDPPTEPATTTDPPTEPATTTDPPTEPATTTEMYLSIGTFEYPAISCNDIPQDRPSGEYWIATNTTSFPIQVYCDMNRTSCSCNTAGGWMRVANLDMTDPNQNCPNGFILVNRTTPPLRTCGRPGPIGCASTTYPTYGVEYSRVCGRVIGYQDRIPNGFIPYIKYNSLLDDIYVDGVSLTHGQAPRQHIWTFVNAVDESRGGNHVCFCTRPDLTYTGVVPPYVGQDYFCETGSRQKATGLFYADDPLWDGQGCASGSTCCEFNNPPWFCKQLPQPTTDDIEIRLCGDQDTGNEDSPLELVDIYIR
- the LOC135346292 gene encoding mucin-3A-like isoform X2 — protein: MKFQLLMIFSLLGLGSAWNQPSTCYVRQSICSSDSEIRGIRETLVSIQETLKSSLTSISASLQQLAQDTTTNPPTESATTTDPPTEPATTTDPPTEPATTTDPPTEPATTTDPPTEPATTTDPPTEPATTTDPPTEPATTTDPPTEPATTTEMYLSIGTFEYPAISCNDIPQDRPSGEYWIATNTTSFPIQVYCDMNRTSCSCNTAGGWMRVANLDMTDPNQNCPNGFILVNRTTPPLRTCGRPGPIGCASTTYPTYGVEYSRVCGRVIGYQDRIPNGFIPYIKYNSLLDDIYVDGVSLTHGQAPRQHIWTFVNAVDESRGGNHVCFCTRPDLTYTGVVPPYVGQDYFCETGSRQKATGLFYADDPLWDGQGCASGSTCCEFNNPPWFCKQLPQPTTDDIEIRLCGDQDTGNEDSPLELVDIYIR